The Rhodococcus sp. B50 DNA window AGGCGGCCTTCCTCGAATACCTCGACATGTTCTACAACCTCGGATTCGCCGGTCGCGCGATGCGGCGGATCGGGGCGATCGAGTTCGTGACCACGCTCGCCCCGGGCCTGCGCGATGTGATCCTCACCGGCAAGATCAAGGAGACCGTGGTGCGGACCGACGCGTCGGGCACACCCGTCTACGACGCCGTGGTGGTCGATTCCCCGCCCACCGGCCGCATCGGGAGCTTCCTCGACGTCACCAAGGCCATGGCCGATCTCGCGAAGTCCGGTCCGATCCGGTCGCAGAGCGAGGGTGTCGTCCGGCTGCTGCACTCCGATCAGACCGTGATCCATCTGGTGACCCTGCTCGAAGCGCTGCCCGTGCAGGAGACGGCCGACGCGGTGGAGGAACTCGAGGCCGCCGACCTCCGCATGGGGACGGTCATCGTCAACCGCACCGCTCCCGAACACCTGCCCGAGGAACTCGTCGACGACGTCGCCGCCGGCCGAATCGAGGGGCCCACGATCCGGTCGACCCTCGAACGGGTGTCCATCAAGCTCTCCGACGACGATTTCGCCGGCCTGCTGACCCAGACCATCGAGCACGCCGCGGTACTCCAGGCGCAACAGGTGAGCGCCGCTCAACTCGACGAAGTGAAGGTGGCACGCATGTCCCTACCGGCCCTCGCCGACGGTATCGATCTCGGTGGCCTCTACGAACTCGCCGACGCCCTCGCCGAGCAGGGTGTCCGATGAGCGCATCGATCCGGAAGGCCCTCGACGTCGGCCGCATCCTGGACGACCGCTCGTCCCGGGTGATCGTGTGCTGCGGGTCGGGAGGTGTCGGTAAGACGACCACCGCGGCGGCGCTCGCACTGCGGGCCGCCGAACGGGGCCGCAGCGTCGTGGTGCTCACGATCGACCCGGCGCGGCGACTGGCACAGGCCCTCGGGGTCGCGTCGCTCGACAATGCCCCGCAGAAGGTGGAGCTCGGTCCCGAGGCGAAGGGCGAGCTGCACGCGATGATGCTCAACATGCGGCGCACCTTCGACGACATGGTGCTCGAGCACTCGACGCCGGAGAAGGCCCAGCAGATCCTCGACAACCCCTTCTATCAGACCGTGGCGTCGTCGTTCTCCGGCACACAGGAGTACATGGCGATGGAG harbors:
- a CDS encoding ArsA family ATPase, which encodes MVASPTSHSGEWPAGAAQARLHFVSGKGGTGKSTVAAALALALAAGGRKVLLVETEGRQGIAQLFDVPPLPPVETKIATAPGGGEVSALAIDIEAAFLEYLDMFYNLGFAGRAMRRIGAIEFVTTLAPGLRDVILTGKIKETVVRTDASGTPVYDAVVVDSPPTGRIGSFLDVTKAMADLAKSGPIRSQSEGVVRLLHSDQTVIHLVTLLEALPVQETADAVEELEAADLRMGTVIVNRTAPEHLPEELVDDVAAGRIEGPTIRSTLERVSIKLSDDDFAGLLTQTIEHAAVLQAQQVSAAQLDEVKVARMSLPALADGIDLGGLYELADALAEQGVR